The Trichocoleus sp. FACHB-46 genome has a segment encoding these proteins:
- a CDS encoding putative selenate ABC transporter substrate-binding protein, producing the protein MKKTSLVGLLLLLLPLAACSPRPNSTTSAPNASGQVQPLVAGAIPDQDPEKLQRLYGKLADYLTRELGVPVQYKPVTDYTAAVTAFKVGDLDLVWFGGLTGVQARLQVPGAEAIAQRDIDEKFHSVFIANKSSGLTPIQDLKSLTALKGRTFTFGSESSTSGRLMPQYFLQQAGMSLNDFKGQPGFSSSHDATIKLVEAGTYDAGVLNQQVWRDRVKAGEVNLDKVVVLWQTPAYYDYHWVVNPQVKQRYSEDFPQKLQAALLKLDPKVPEQKEILDLFGAQKFIPTQNGNYAKIEAVGREIGKIK; encoded by the coding sequence ATGAAAAAAACTAGTTTGGTCGGTTTATTGCTGTTGTTACTTCCCCTTGCCGCTTGCTCACCACGACCTAACTCAACGACATCAGCACCAAATGCGAGTGGTCAGGTGCAACCATTGGTAGCGGGAGCCATTCCAGACCAAGATCCAGAGAAGTTGCAGCGCTTATATGGCAAGTTGGCAGACTACTTAACCAGAGAGTTAGGGGTGCCAGTCCAGTACAAACCTGTGACCGACTACACCGCTGCTGTGACTGCTTTTAAGGTTGGCGATTTAGACTTGGTTTGGTTTGGTGGCTTGACAGGGGTACAAGCTCGTTTGCAAGTACCAGGTGCAGAAGCGATCGCCCAACGGGATATTGATGAGAAGTTTCACAGCGTCTTTATTGCTAACAAGTCTAGCGGTCTCACTCCCATTCAAGACCTGAAGAGCTTGACAGCCTTGAAGGGGCGCACATTTACCTTTGGTAGCGAGTCTTCAACTTCGGGCCGTCTCATGCCGCAGTATTTTCTCCAACAAGCAGGCATGAGTCTGAACGACTTCAAGGGCCAACCTGGGTTTTCTAGTTCTCACGATGCCACGATCAAGTTAGTAGAAGCGGGAACTTACGACGCTGGCGTGCTGAATCAGCAAGTTTGGCGCGATCGCGTCAAGGCTGGGGAAGTCAATCTAGACAAGGTTGTGGTGTTGTGGCAAACGCCTGCTTATTATGACTATCACTGGGTAGTCAATCCCCAAGTCAAGCAGCGCTACAGTGAGGACTTTCCGCAGAAGTTACAAGCAGCTTTACTAAAGCTAGACCCCAAGGTGCCAGAGCAAAAGGAAATTCTAGATTTGTTCGGGGCGCAGAAGTTTATCCCCACTCAGAATGGTAACTACGCCAAAATTGAAGCCGTAGGTCGCGAGATTGGCAAGATTAAATGA
- a CDS encoding phosphonate ABC transporter ATP-binding protein, producing MSAAGPILELKQVGQWFGSFPALAEINLQIQAGERVALVGPSGAGKSTLISLLNGTLFPTQGEVWAIGRNLSMLSPRTLRRVQQQIGTIYQRFHLVDNLRVVHNVNAGHLGRWSWFKSALSLLWPLEVEVAAKALTQVGIPEKLYDRTDQLSGGQQQRVALARVLVQNPTVILADEPIASLDPERSREIMDLLRNLSQSTGKTLVMSLHSIELAQSHCDRIIGLRQGQILFDVPSTAISPEMIAALYRIDHEY from the coding sequence ATGAGTGCGGCTGGCCCGATTTTGGAGTTGAAACAGGTTGGTCAATGGTTTGGCTCGTTCCCCGCCTTGGCCGAGATTAACTTGCAAATTCAAGCGGGAGAACGGGTAGCTTTGGTTGGCCCTAGTGGGGCGGGAAAAAGTACATTAATCAGCTTGCTCAATGGCACCTTGTTTCCTACCCAAGGAGAGGTTTGGGCCATTGGTCGCAATTTGTCGATGCTTTCCCCTCGGACGTTGCGACGAGTACAGCAACAGATTGGTACTATCTACCAGCGGTTCCACCTGGTCGATAATCTACGAGTGGTGCATAACGTCAACGCGGGGCACTTGGGGCGCTGGTCTTGGTTCAAGTCAGCCCTTTCCCTCCTTTGGCCTCTGGAAGTGGAAGTTGCAGCCAAAGCCCTAACTCAAGTGGGCATCCCCGAAAAGCTTTACGATCGCACCGATCAACTTTCGGGCGGGCAACAACAACGGGTCGCTTTAGCGCGAGTATTGGTGCAAAATCCGACGGTGATTTTGGCAGATGAACCGATTGCTAGCCTCGACCCAGAGCGCAGTCGAGAAATCATGGATCTGTTGCGTAACCTAAGTCAAAGCACAGGCAAGACCTTAGTGATGAGCTTGCACTCCATTGAACTGGCACAAAGCCACTGCGATCGCATCATTGGCTTAAGGCAAGGACAAATCCTCTTTGATGTGCCTTCGACTGCGATCTCACCTGAAATGATTGCAGCGCTCTACCGAATTGATCACGAATATTAG
- a CDS encoding ABC transporter permease, with protein MQRSTELITNIRFAVWPTRDRSSSKISTNLPPRPSLLNQRTLWGVVCLVAIAWSVQQTGIFSRSLFNPGGWSLVGRFLEASLHPDFSPDFLWLTSHSTLTTFAYAVCGTSLSVSIGVIGSVLASEVWWQSVFPSKRQTARFYFWRKKFQRWSFPNRDRWPWLSIRAVLSVPRAIHEIIWGLFFVNIFGLDPLTAVLAIALPFGAITAKVFSEILDETPRQPLLALLNSGVSPLQALTYGLIPQAFPNLLSYTFYRFECSIRSAAVLGIIGAGGLGYQILLSLQSLRYEQMWTLFLALFLLNGSVDFWSALLRHRLGLPNRLDLNTLNLTQCPSLFYQRDPVVIGSWLGVVLLLPFSFWYVQADVSKLWQPRTLQLLSEVFQTAWSPHLTGISSSQLWELATQTLAMSILAMAIAGVGGVLLSFPAAHNFFLPGGLLNPTKTNQAAKFWSTAGLLLTRFWLLVSRAIPAPIWALMWLFILFPGILPGAIALGLHNLGILGRLMAEVNENLDERPLKALKAQGAPGAQVFLYGVLPPTFPRFIAYILYRWEVCIRETVIVGLVGAGGLGRLLTEQLSSFDYPGLLVTLSCFIGLTFVVDLISTTLRKALR; from the coding sequence TTGCAGCGCTCTACCGAATTGATCACGAATATTAGATTTGCTGTGTGGCCGACTCGCGATCGCTCCTCTTCTAAAATCTCTACCAACCTACCTCCTCGCCCTTCACTGCTGAATCAACGAACCCTGTGGGGTGTTGTTTGTTTAGTCGCGATCGCTTGGTCTGTACAACAAACTGGCATTTTTAGCCGTAGCCTCTTCAATCCAGGGGGTTGGAGCTTAGTCGGGCGCTTTCTCGAAGCTAGTCTGCACCCCGATTTCAGCCCGGATTTTCTTTGGCTCACTTCGCACTCCACGCTCACAACGTTCGCCTACGCTGTATGCGGAACTAGTCTTAGTGTTTCAATCGGTGTAATTGGCAGTGTCCTAGCCTCGGAAGTTTGGTGGCAATCCGTTTTCCCAAGCAAACGTCAGACGGCTAGGTTCTATTTCTGGCGCAAAAAGTTCCAACGCTGGTCATTTCCCAATCGCGATCGTTGGCCTTGGCTCAGTATTAGAGCGGTGTTGTCGGTGCCACGTGCGATTCATGAAATTATCTGGGGATTGTTTTTCGTCAACATTTTCGGGTTAGACCCACTCACAGCCGTATTGGCGATCGCCCTTCCCTTCGGCGCAATTACAGCCAAAGTCTTCTCCGAAATTCTGGATGAAACTCCTCGCCAGCCTTTGCTAGCACTGCTAAATAGCGGCGTGTCACCACTGCAAGCATTGACTTATGGCTTAATTCCTCAAGCTTTTCCCAATCTACTCTCTTACACGTTCTACCGATTTGAATGCTCAATTCGTTCGGCGGCTGTCCTAGGAATCATTGGAGCTGGTGGCTTAGGCTATCAAATCTTACTGAGTCTGCAATCTCTACGCTACGAGCAGATGTGGACGCTGTTCTTGGCGCTATTTCTTCTCAACGGCTCCGTTGACTTTTGGAGCGCTCTCTTGCGTCATCGCCTGGGTTTACCGAATCGGCTGGATCTCAATACTCTCAATTTGACTCAGTGCCCCTCTCTGTTTTATCAGCGCGATCCGGTGGTGATTGGTTCTTGGCTGGGGGTGGTGCTATTGCTCCCGTTTTCGTTCTGGTATGTCCAAGCAGATGTCAGCAAGCTTTGGCAACCTCGGACTCTACAGCTCTTGAGCGAAGTATTTCAAACTGCTTGGTCGCCTCATTTAACTGGCATTTCCAGCAGTCAACTTTGGGAATTAGCGACGCAAACCCTGGCGATGTCAATCTTGGCAATGGCGATCGCTGGAGTCGGTGGTGTCCTACTTTCCTTTCCTGCCGCCCACAACTTTTTTTTGCCAGGTGGCCTACTGAACCCAACGAAAACTAATCAAGCTGCCAAATTCTGGAGTACAGCGGGTTTATTACTCACTCGCTTCTGGTTGCTTGTCAGTCGAGCCATTCCAGCCCCCATTTGGGCTTTGATGTGGCTATTCATCTTGTTTCCTGGCATTCTTCCAGGTGCGATCGCTCTTGGCTTGCATAACTTAGGTATCTTAGGTCGCTTGATGGCTGAAGTGAACGAAAATTTAGATGAGCGGCCCTTAAAAGCCCTCAAAGCTCAAGGTGCACCAGGAGCCCAAGTCTTTCTATATGGCGTCTTGCCTCCCACATTTCCCCGCTTCATCGCTTACATCCTTTACCGTTGGGAAGTGTGTATTCGAGAAACCGTGATTGTGGGGTTAGTCGGTGCGGGCGGCCTCGGTCGATTACTGACAGAACAACTCAGCAGCTTTGACTATCCAGGATTACTAGTCACGTTGAGTTGCTTTATTGGTTTAACATTCGTAGTGGATCTCATTAGCACGACTCTTCGCAAAGCCCTGCGATAG
- the rplC gene encoding 50S ribosomal protein L3, translating to MSVGILGTKLGMTQIFDETGKAIPVTVVQAGPCAITQIKTASTDGYSAIQVGFGETSQKALNKPELGHLAKSNATPLRHLQEYRLDNTSEFELGQQIKADIFSAGQIIDVIGTSIGRGFAGYQKRHNFARGPMAHGSKNHRAPGSTGAGTTPGRVYPGKRMAGRLGGSQVTIRKLTVVRVDAERNLLLIKGAVPGKPGALLSIVPAKQVGRSK from the coding sequence GTGTCTGTGGGTATTCTCGGCACCAAACTTGGCATGACTCAGATCTTCGACGAAACAGGGAAAGCAATTCCTGTGACTGTCGTTCAAGCGGGTCCATGCGCTATTACGCAGATTAAAACAGCATCAACCGATGGCTACTCTGCCATTCAGGTTGGCTTTGGCGAAACAAGCCAAAAGGCGCTGAATAAACCTGAACTAGGCCACCTGGCCAAATCAAATGCTACGCCGCTACGCCATCTACAGGAATATCGGCTAGATAATACCAGCGAGTTTGAGCTAGGTCAGCAAATCAAAGCAGACATCTTTTCTGCTGGTCAAATCATCGATGTCATCGGTACTAGTATCGGTCGCGGCTTCGCTGGTTATCAAAAACGTCATAATTTCGCTCGTGGTCCTATGGCCCACGGTTCTAAAAACCACCGTGCCCCGGGTTCGACGGGAGCTGGTACTACGCCAGGACGCGTTTATCCAGGAAAGCGGATGGCTGGTCGTTTGGGTGGCTCGCAAGTCACGATTCGTAAATTGACAGTGGTTCGCGTAGATGCTGAGCGCAATCTATTGCTGATCAAAGGGGCGGTTCCTGGTAAGCCGGGTGCGTTGCTGAGCATCGTTCCTGCTAAACAAGTAGGTCGTTCAAAGTAA
- the rplD gene encoding 50S ribosomal protein L4, protein MVNCVVRDWEGKEVGEAPLDLRVAKEGTASHVVHRALVRQLANARQGTASTKTRAEVSGGGRKPWRQKGTGRARAGSNRSPLWRGGGVIFGPKPRDYTIKMNRKERRLALRTALQSRFEDLVVVQDFADQLPRPKTKELVSAIARWGIEPTAKILLIMPERAETVYLSARNIPNLRLISASNLNVFDILAADQILTTASALTKIQEVYGD, encoded by the coding sequence ATGGTTAACTGTGTAGTTCGAGACTGGGAAGGAAAGGAAGTCGGAGAGGCTCCCCTAGACCTCCGCGTTGCAAAAGAAGGGACGGCTTCTCACGTTGTTCACCGAGCATTGGTTCGTCAATTGGCGAATGCTCGTCAAGGAACTGCGAGTACCAAGACCCGTGCAGAAGTGAGTGGAGGGGGTCGTAAGCCCTGGCGGCAGAAGGGTACAGGACGTGCCCGTGCTGGTTCCAATCGTTCTCCCCTGTGGCGGGGTGGTGGTGTCATCTTTGGCCCGAAGCCAAGAGATTACACGATCAAGATGAACCGGAAAGAGCGTCGTTTAGCTTTGAGAACTGCTCTGCAAAGTCGGTTCGAAGATTTGGTGGTTGTGCAGGATTTTGCTGATCAACTGCCTCGGCCGAAAACCAAAGAATTGGTATCCGCGATCGCTCGTTGGGGAATTGAGCCAACAGCTAAAATCCTGTTGATCATGCCTGAGCGTGCCGAAACTGTTTACCTCTCAGCTCGCAACATCCCTAACCTGAGACTCATCTCTGCGTCCAATTTGAATGTCTTCGACATCCTTGCTGCGGATCAGATTTTGACCACAGCATCTGCTCTTACGAAAATCCAGGAGGTCTACGGTGACTAA
- a CDS encoding 50S ribosomal protein L23 produces the protein MTKANPRSLADLIRRPLVTEKATRLLEDNKYTFEVAPQATKPQIKAAIEELFEVKVVGVNTQRPPLKQRRVGKFMGHRPQYKRAVVTLAAGDSITLFPEV, from the coding sequence GTGACTAAGGCTAATCCTCGCTCTTTAGCAGATTTGATTCGCCGCCCTCTGGTGACTGAGAAAGCAACTCGATTGCTAGAAGACAACAAATACACCTTTGAAGTTGCTCCTCAAGCAACTAAGCCACAAATCAAGGCGGCGATCGAGGAACTATTTGAAGTTAAAGTCGTGGGTGTCAACACTCAAAGACCTCCCCTCAAGCAGCGTCGAGTTGGTAAGTTTATGGGTCATCGCCCCCAGTACAAGCGGGCGGTCGTAACTTTGGCAGCAGGAGATTCTATTACTCTGTTCCCTGAAGTTTAG
- the rplB gene encoding 50S ribosomal protein L2 produces the protein MGIRSYRPYTPGTRQRTVSDFDEITRSEPEKSLTISVHRAKGRNNRGVITTRHRGGGHKRLYRIIDFRRDKRSIPARVVSIEYDPNRNARITLLHYRDGEKRYILHPLGLKVGTLVVAGPDSPIEIGNALPLSNIPLGTGVHNVELVPGKGGQIVRAAGAIAQVVAKEGAYVTLKLPSGEVRLIRRECYATIGQVGNTEARNISLGKAGRKRHLGRRPEVRGSVMNPVDHPHGGGEGRAPIGRSGPVTPWGKPALGYKTRKKRKLSDALIVRRRRKSSKRGRGGRES, from the coding sequence ATGGGCATCCGTTCTTATCGGCCATATACCCCTGGAACTCGTCAGCGTACCGTCTCAGACTTCGATGAGATTACACGTAGCGAGCCAGAAAAGTCTTTAACAATTTCAGTTCACCGCGCCAAAGGTCGGAATAACCGGGGTGTAATTACCACTCGCCATCGGGGTGGTGGTCACAAACGCCTCTACCGTATCATCGACTTTCGTCGTGACAAGCGCAGCATTCCAGCGCGGGTTGTATCGATTGAGTACGATCCCAACCGTAATGCTCGCATCACCCTGTTGCATTACCGTGATGGTGAGAAGCGTTATATTCTCCATCCTTTAGGTCTTAAGGTCGGCACCCTAGTGGTCGCTGGTCCTGACTCACCCATTGAGATTGGTAATGCTCTACCCCTGAGCAATATTCCTCTAGGTACCGGCGTACATAACGTTGAATTGGTGCCAGGAAAAGGTGGGCAAATTGTCCGGGCTGCTGGAGCTATCGCTCAGGTGGTTGCTAAAGAAGGAGCTTATGTCACGCTGAAGCTGCCCTCTGGTGAAGTTCGCCTGATTCGCCGCGAGTGCTATGCCACGATTGGTCAGGTCGGTAATACCGAAGCTAGAAATATCAGCTTGGGTAAAGCAGGCCGCAAGCGCCACTTGGGCCGTAGACCCGAGGTTCGGGGCAGCGTTATGAACCCAGTGGACCACCCCCACGGTGGTGGTGAGGGCCGCGCTCCTATCGGTAGAAGCGGGCCTGTCACTCCTTGGGGTAAGCCAGCTCTAGGCTACAAGACTCGTAAGAAGCGGAAACTGAGCGATGCCTTGATCGTCCGTCGCCGTCGTAAGTCTTCCAAGCGGGGTCGTGGCGGTCGGGAGTCCTAA
- the rpsS gene encoding 30S ribosomal protein S19, translating into MSRSLKKGPFVADHLMSKIEALNARGEKQVIKTWSRASTILPQMIGHTVAVHNGRQHVPVYLTEQMVGHKLGEFAPTRTFRGHSKSDKKARR; encoded by the coding sequence ATGTCTCGTTCCTTAAAAAAAGGCCCTTTTGTCGCTGACCACTTAATGAGCAAGATTGAAGCGTTGAATGCTAGAGGCGAAAAGCAAGTCATTAAGACTTGGTCTAGAGCTTCCACCATTCTGCCGCAGATGATTGGTCATACGGTGGCGGTTCATAATGGTCGTCAACATGTTCCTGTATATTTGACCGAGCAAATGGTGGGTCACAAACTAGGAGAATTTGCTCCGACTCGCACATTTCGTGGTCACTCTAAGAGTGACAAGAAGGCTCGTCGGTAA
- the rplV gene encoding 50S ribosomal protein L22 — protein MAVDTTEVKAIARYIRMSPHKVRRVLDQIRGRSYREALIILEFMPYRACEPVLKVLRSAVANAEHNAGLDPATLVVSQAFADQGATLKRFRPRAQGRAYQIRKPTCHITVAVAPQGDA, from the coding sequence ATGGCTGTTGATACTACTGAAGTAAAAGCGATCGCACGCTACATCCGCATGTCCCCCCACAAGGTTCGGCGGGTTCTAGACCAAATCCGGGGTCGGTCTTATCGAGAAGCGCTGATTATTCTGGAATTTATGCCCTATCGGGCTTGTGAGCCTGTACTTAAAGTTTTACGCTCTGCTGTGGCCAATGCTGAGCATAACGCTGGACTTGATCCAGCCACCTTGGTGGTTAGCCAAGCCTTTGCTGACCAAGGTGCTACCTTAAAGCGCTTTAGACCTCGGGCTCAAGGTCGCGCCTATCAAATTCGTAAACCTACCTGCCACATTACTGTAGCGGTTGCGCCTCAAGGGGATGCATAG
- the rpsC gene encoding 30S ribosomal protein S3: MGQKIHPVGFRLGTTQEHRSRWFAEPSRYPELLQEDYKIRQFVQKNLSNAGISEIRVERKADQIDLEIRTARPGVVVGRGGTGIESLRAGLQAELGSSDRQIRINVVEVARVDADAALIAEYIGQQLERRVSFRRVVRQAIQRAQRAGIEGIRIQVSGRLNGAEIARPEWTREGRVPLHTLRADIDYSYRTAQTIYGVLGIKVWVFKGEIIPGQEEPAPAGNTQPRRRQQRRRQQFEDRSNEG, encoded by the coding sequence GTGGGACAGAAAATTCATCCAGTTGGTTTTCGTTTGGGTACAACCCAAGAACACCGCTCCCGCTGGTTCGCTGAACCTAGTCGCTATCCAGAGCTTTTGCAGGAAGACTACAAAATCCGTCAGTTTGTTCAGAAAAACCTGAGCAATGCTGGTATCTCTGAAATTAGAGTTGAACGCAAAGCTGATCAAATCGATCTAGAAATTCGTACCGCTCGCCCTGGCGTAGTCGTGGGACGCGGTGGTACAGGAATCGAATCTCTACGCGCTGGACTGCAAGCTGAATTGGGCAGCAGCGATCGCCAAATCCGCATTAACGTCGTAGAAGTTGCTCGGGTGGATGCAGACGCAGCCTTGATTGCTGAATACATTGGTCAGCAACTAGAGCGCCGAGTTTCCTTCCGTCGAGTGGTACGTCAAGCGATTCAAAGAGCCCAACGAGCCGGGATCGAGGGCATCAGAATCCAAGTGAGTGGTCGCTTGAACGGAGCAGAAATCGCTCGACCAGAATGGACTCGTGAAGGTAGAGTCCCCCTTCATACTTTGCGTGCTGATATTGATTACTCCTATCGCACTGCTCAGACCATTTATGGTGTTTTAGGAATCAAAGTTTGGGTGTTCAAGGGTGAGATTATTCCTGGTCAGGAAGAACCAGCACCCGCAGGCAATACTCAGCCTCGTCGTCGCCAGCAACGCCGCCGTCAGCAATTTGAAGACCGCTCTAACGAAGGTTGA
- the rplP gene encoding 50S ribosomal protein L16 — translation MLSPRRTKFRKQQRGRMRGLATKGSALNFGDFGLQALEPAWITSRQIEASRRAMTRYIRRGGKIWIRIFPDKPVTMRPAETRMGSGKGNPEFWVAVVKPGRIMFEIGGVTEETAREAMRLAAFKLPIKTKVVVRQVEAAVEAEAPAEES, via the coding sequence ATGTTAAGTCCAAGAAGAACTAAGTTTAGAAAGCAACAGCGCGGTCGGATGCGCGGTTTGGCGACTAAAGGGAGTGCGCTGAATTTCGGTGATTTTGGGTTGCAGGCACTAGAGCCAGCCTGGATTACTTCCCGCCAAATTGAGGCTAGCCGTCGAGCTATGACTCGCTACATTCGTCGGGGCGGCAAAATCTGGATTCGAATTTTCCCAGACAAGCCTGTAACGATGCGTCCTGCTGAAACCCGGATGGGTTCTGGTAAAGGAAATCCTGAGTTTTGGGTGGCAGTCGTCAAACCCGGTCGCATCATGTTTGAAATTGGTGGGGTAACTGAAGAGACCGCTCGTGAGGCAATGCGTTTAGCTGCCTTCAAACTACCCATCAAAACTAAAGTAGTTGTCCGTCAAGTAGAAGCGGCAGTAGAAGCAGAAGCGCCTGCTGAGGAGTCGTAG
- the rpmC gene encoding 50S ribosomal protein L29, whose amino-acid sequence MSLPKIDEVKNLSDEELNERILAVKRQLFELRMQKATRQLEKSHQFKHARHQLAQLMTVERARQIAASSTTQSATEQE is encoded by the coding sequence ATGTCTCTTCCCAAGATTGATGAGGTGAAAAACCTCAGTGATGAAGAACTTAACGAAAGAATTTTGGCTGTAAAGCGTCAGTTGTTTGAATTGCGAATGCAGAAAGCAACTCGACAGTTAGAAAAGTCACATCAGTTTAAGCATGCTCGGCACCAGCTGGCTCAACTCATGACAGTGGAAAGAGCGCGCCAGATAGCTGCATCCTCAACCACGCAGTCAGCTACAGAACAGGAGTAG
- the rpsQ gene encoding 30S ribosomal protein S17 has product MAVKERVGLVVSDKMDKTVVVAVENRAPHPKYGKIMVRTKRYKAHDEENKCHVGDRVRIRETRPLSRTKRWIVSDILNSASQV; this is encoded by the coding sequence ATGGCAGTTAAAGAAAGAGTTGGCTTGGTTGTCAGCGACAAAATGGACAAGACAGTAGTTGTGGCGGTAGAGAACAGAGCGCCTCACCCCAAGTACGGCAAAATCATGGTACGCACCAAGCGTTACAAAGCCCATGATGAAGAAAATAAGTGTCATGTGGGCGATCGCGTCCGCATTCGTGAAACTCGACCTCTCAGCCGCACCAAGCGCTGGATTGTCAGTGACATCCTTAACAGTGCTTCACAAGTCTAG
- the rplN gene encoding 50S ribosomal protein L14: MIQQESYLNVADNSGARKLMCIRVLGGNRRYGGVGDVIIAVVKDAIPNMAVKKSDVVRAVIVRTKKGLRRDSGMSIRFDDNAAVIINADGNPRGTRVFGPVARELRDKNFTKIVSLAPEVL, encoded by the coding sequence GTGATTCAACAAGAGTCTTACCTCAATGTGGCTGACAATAGCGGTGCGCGCAAACTGATGTGTATCCGCGTTTTAGGGGGAAACCGCCGTTACGGTGGTGTTGGCGATGTCATTATTGCTGTCGTTAAGGATGCAATTCCTAACATGGCAGTCAAAAAGTCTGATGTGGTCCGCGCTGTGATCGTTCGTACTAAGAAAGGCTTGAGACGTGATAGCGGCATGAGCATTCGCTTTGATGATAATGCTGCTGTCATCATCAACGCCGATGGCAACCCCAGGGGAACTCGCGTATTTGGCCCTGTAGCCCGTGAATTACGCGACAAAAACTTCACCAAAATTGTTTCTCTGGCTCCGGAGGTGCTGTAA
- the rplX gene encoding 50S ribosomal protein L24, whose product MAGKNQATTPVRHRMHVKKGDTVQIIAGKDKGTIGEVLKTYPKLSKVVVQGVNVKTKHVKPQQEGESGRIVTTEAPVHSSNVMLYSTKQKVASRICYTFDDSGRKVRMLKKTGEIID is encoded by the coding sequence ATGGCAGGCAAAAATCAAGCAACGACGCCAGTTCGTCACAGAATGCATGTGAAGAAAGGCGACACAGTTCAAATCATTGCTGGCAAAGACAAAGGGACGATCGGTGAGGTCTTGAAGACCTATCCTAAGCTCAGCAAAGTAGTGGTTCAAGGGGTTAACGTTAAGACCAAACACGTTAAACCTCAGCAAGAAGGCGAATCAGGCCGCATTGTGACGACTGAAGCGCCAGTTCACAGCTCCAACGTCATGCTGTATTCGACCAAGCAAAAAGTGGCTAGCCGCATTTGCTACACCTTTGACGACAGTGGTCGCAAGGTGCGGATGCTCAAGAAAACTGGCGAGATTATTGACTAG
- the rplE gene encoding 50S ribosomal protein L5, which translates to MAGKLKTTYQEQIVPKLMDQFGYTNIHQVPKLVKVTINRGLGEASQNAKALEASVNEVAVITGQKPVVTRAKKAIAGFKIRQGMPVGVMVTLRGDRMYSFLERLINLSLPRIRDFRGISPKSFDGRGNYTLGVREQLIFPEISYDSIDQIRGMDISIITTANNDEEGRALLKEMGMPFRE; encoded by the coding sequence ATGGCGGGAAAGCTAAAAACAACTTATCAAGAACAAATCGTACCGAAGCTGATGGATCAGTTTGGCTACACCAACATCCATCAAGTGCCAAAACTGGTCAAAGTGACCATCAACCGTGGTCTGGGAGAAGCTTCTCAGAACGCAAAAGCTCTTGAGGCTTCTGTGAATGAAGTCGCAGTCATCACAGGTCAAAAGCCCGTTGTGACTAGAGCTAAGAAGGCGATCGCTGGCTTCAAGATCCGTCAAGGAATGCCTGTCGGTGTCATGGTCACCCTGCGGGGCGATCGCATGTATTCCTTCCTAGAGCGACTAATCAACTTGTCGCTGCCCCGAATTCGTGACTTTCGTGGTATCAGTCCCAAAAGCTTTGATGGCCGTGGTAACTACACTTTGGGTGTGCGAGAGCAACTCATTTTTCCAGAAATTAGTTACGACAGCATCGACCAAATCCGTGGGATGGACATCTCAATCATTACAACTGCAAACAATGACGAGGAGGGCCGCGCCTTACTGAAAGAGATGGGTATGCCCTTTCGGGAGTAA
- the rpsH gene encoding 30S ribosomal protein S8 has translation MAANDTIADMLTRIRNANLARHQTTEVPATRMTQSIARVLKDEGFISDFEEVGDGVKRHLVIALKYKGKNRRPIITNLRRVSKPGLRVYSNRRELPRVLGGIGIAIISTSSGIMTDREARRSGVGGEVLCYVW, from the coding sequence ATGGCGGCTAACGACACAATTGCAGACATGCTGACGCGTATTCGTAATGCAAATCTAGCGCGGCATCAGACTACAGAAGTACCAGCAACTAGAATGACTCAAAGTATTGCCAGAGTCCTCAAAGACGAAGGTTTTATCTCTGACTTTGAGGAAGTTGGTGACGGGGTGAAGCGACATTTAGTCATTGCCCTGAAATATAAAGGAAAAAATCGTCGACCTATTATTACAAACTTAAGACGGGTTAGTAAGCCAGGTTTACGTGTTTACTCCAATCGCAGAGAACTACCGCGTGTATTAGGCGGCATTGGCATTGCGATCATTTCTACTTCAAGCGGCATTATGACGGATCGTGAGGCACGTCGTAGTGGTGTTGGCGGTGAAGTGCTTTGCTATGTTTGGTAA